The proteins below are encoded in one region of Nilaparvata lugens isolate BPH chromosome X, ASM1435652v1, whole genome shotgun sequence:
- the LOC111054813 gene encoding uncharacterized protein LOC111054813, which produces MSSPSSSYILPDSPPQCILNYWEQQQKARSSAATSAATAAASAASPASSSASPLKRQGIFVQRERGEEIVIPDSPLPQSTLATWAPRRAVLSTQPSKQPVKRRLVFEDKGVLTQSKKCAGRGQELIHGAADEGGATKGGGGGGSGDRE; this is translated from the exons ATGAGTTCTCCATCATCTTCATACATCTTACCAGACAGCCCACCACAGTGCATCCTCAACTACTGGGAGCAGCAGCAGAAAGCTCGCAGCTCGGCTGCCACCTCCGCTGCCACAGCTGCCGCCTCCGCTGCCTCCCccgcctcctcctccgcctcaccCCTGAAGAGACAGGGAATCTTCGTTCAACGAGAGAGGGGTGAGGAGATCGTGATTCCGGACAGTCCTCTGCCACAATCTACACTGGCTACCTGGGCGCCGCGGCGTGCGGTGCTGTCAACTCAACCCAGCAAGCAGCCGGTGAAGAGGAGGCTAGTTTTCGAGGACAAGGgcgtgctcactcaatcaaag aagTGTGCCGGAAGAGGACAAGAACTCATCCATGGTGCCGCTGATGAAGGAGGTGCGAcgaagggaggaggaggaggaggaagtggagatAGAGAATGA